In one window of Dermochelys coriacea isolate rDerCor1 chromosome 3, rDerCor1.pri.v4, whole genome shotgun sequence DNA:
- the LOC122459439 gene encoding transcriptional regulatory protein AlgP-like codes for MRCPRPHPHPRLVRANAAASRTHPRARLALLRPFTAERASEQTAARAAVTCPRRFQPPRERDATTSARRGEGERGTRRGEGDKGGVRDSPRVEAWQGLSTNQTRAGARPRGPSTPRCFSGETPLPHTHSLSPTAARVRRALPLPASAPGARAADRACAGAQQPGAGDPTAPRPAARVRRLRPRCRPAATFSSGSLTSCAAQAVARQPCREPQRQGLAKANLAAGQPAGICRQQEVETLVVRFSGDSPSADGIRSTLP; via the exons ATGCGCTGCCCCCGACCCCACCCGCACCCCCGGCTGGTCCGGGCC AACGCGGCGGCGTCACGGACTCACCCGCGGGCCCGGCTCGCGCTGCTCCGTCCCTTCACCGctgagcgagcgagcgagcaaACAGCCGCCCGAGCCGCCGTCACCTGCCCCCGCCGCTTCCAGCCGCCGAGAGAGCGAGACGCGACAACGTCAGCgcgcagaggggagggggagcgcGGAACGCGCCGTGGCGAGGGGGACAAGGGAGGGGTGAGAGACTCTCCCCGGGTGGAAGCCTGGCAGGGGCTGTCGACAAACCAGACCCGCGCTGGCGCGCGGCCAAGGGGCCCCTCCACCCCGCGGTGTTTCTCTggggagacccccctcccccatactcACAGCCTCAGTCCTACCGCTGCGCGTGTCCGCCGCGCGCTCCCTCTTCCTGCGTCGGCCCCTGGGGCACGCGCCGCGGACCGTGCCTGCGCTGGTGCCCAGCAGCCCGGGGCCGGCGACCCCACAGCACCTCGCCCAGCAGCCCGAGTGCGCCGGCTCCGCCCGCGCTGCAGGCCGGCGGCGACCTTCAGCTCCGGGAGTCTGACCTCTTGCGCGGCGCAGGCTGTGGCCCGCCAGCCCTGCCGGGAGCCCCAGCGCCAGGGTCTGGCCAAAGCCAATCTTGCAGCTGGGCAGCCAGCCGGGATCTGCCGACAGCAAGAGGTGGAGACGCTCGTAGTTCGCTTCAGTGGGGACTCCCCGTCCGCG GATGGGATCAGGAGCACACTACCATGA